In the Ostrinia nubilalis chromosome 15, ilOstNubi1.1, whole genome shotgun sequence genome, one interval contains:
- the LOC135078507 gene encoding enhancer of split mbeta protein-like produces the protein MILPARTMSPHGVYHPPAHAQPDEEPVSRTYQYRKVMKPMLERKRRARINRCLDELKDLMVTALQAEGENVSKLEKADILELTVRHLHSLKRRGQLVLKPEMSYAERFRAGFTQCATEVSQFIANATLAANAMQRQGPVDPQAGARLLQHLSNCIRRLENPQVVQPQPIAPNGVARPTPLQPIAPAPPPQPAPGQQPAPQRTALPERGLKRPAEPLDAEAALAKRAYAPPSPPHSPASETDSAQSMWRPW, from the coding sequence ATGATCCTCCCCGCGCGAACCATGTCGCCGCACGGCGTGTACCACCCGCCCGCGCACGCGCAGCCCGACGAGGAACCCGTCTCCCGCACCTACCAGTACCGCAAGGTCATGAAGCCCATGCTCGAACGAAAACGCCGAGCCCGCATCAACCGCTGCCTCGACGAACTCAAGGACCTCATGGTCACCGCACTCCAGGCCGAAGGCGAAAACGTCTCCAAACTAGAAAAAGCAGACATCCTCGAACTCACCGTCCGACACCTCCACAGCCTCAAACGCCGAGGCCAGCTCGTCCTGAAACCCGAAATGTCTTACGCGGAACGCTTCCGCGCCGGATTCACGCAGTGTGCAACGGAAGTGTCACAGTTTATCGCGAACGCCACGCTAGCAGCGAACGCTATGCAGCGGCAGGGGCCGGTGGACCCGCAGGCCGGCGCGAGGTTGTTGCAGCACCTGAGCAACTGTATCAGGAGGTTGGAGAACCCTCAAGTGGTGCAGCCGCAGCCGATCGCTCCTAATGGGGTGGCGCGGCCGACGCCGCTGCAGCCGATAGCGCCGGCGCCGCCACCGCAGCCGGCGCCGGGGCAGCAGCCGGCGCCGCAGAGGACGGCGCTGCCGGAGCGGGGCCTCAAGAGGCCGGCGGAGCCGCTGGACGCTGAAGCGGCGCTCGCCAAGCGTGCGTACGCGCCGCCCTCCCCGCCGCACAGCCCCGCCTCCGAGACCGACTCCGCCCAGTCGATGTGGCGGCCCTGGTGA
- the LOC135078509 gene encoding transcription factor HES-4-A-like yields MSADPAPLSKTAKYKKITKPLLERKRRARINRCLDELKDLMVGALEIDDDNLSKLEKADILELTVNHLTKLHSPKDPVLEAKKFQAGFGQCAAEACRFIMSVPDLDAKVSQSLISHLSRLITAQPLTIQVPDRPPFSPPTSPSSVVSDRQHYYSDHERSSSDAEDSVYSGDGASKQWAYNSRPNPRLPHKASPPMAGLLTTVDKLSPPLHAPEQIHGASTHRNGAYFNRVPAEAKDVILQKIRQHIMDKRGNDTVGVDVNMGADSPAEPKYLYKDEVCKNDLVYQYSPANVPMPSNDTLDLRKFRSPSKATEGASPKKPVAYQTSSQLDTTPLPESKVESSLPEHCESPMDYSNLPPKKKRKLIEYQEYKKQEEAKRQLEAFYAEKKERDGPPADEDKWRPW; encoded by the exons ATGTCGGCTGATCCAGCACCATTGTCGAAAACGGCAAAGTACAAGAAAATCACAAAACCGCTTTTGGAGCGaaagcggcgcgcgcgcatcaATCGCTGCCTGGATGAACTCAAAGACCTCATGGTTGGGGCTCTAGAG ATCGATGACGACAACCTGAGCAAGTTGGAGAAGGCAGATATCCTTGAGTTAACAGTTAATCATCTCACAAAATTACACAGCCCCAAGGATCCGGTTTTGGAAGCGAAGAAGTTTCAAGCCGGCTTCGGACAATGCGCTGCGGAGGCGTGCCGGTTTATCATGTCGGTGCCTGACTTAGACGCCAAAGTCAGCCAGAGCCTAATCAGTCACCTATCACGACTGATAACGGCACAGCCGCTCACGATACAAGTACCAGATAGGCCTCCATTTTCACCACCCACGTCCCCATCTTCCGTGGTGTCCGACAGACAGCACTACTACAGCGACCATGAACGCTCCTCTTCCGATGCCGAAGATTCCGTTTACTCCGGCGATGGCGCGTCTAAGCAATGGGCATATAATTCTCGACCAAACCCCAGATTACCTCACAAAGCAAGCCCACCGATGGCGGGCCTACTCACGACGGTTGACAAGCTGTCACCGCCTCTACACGCCCCTGAACAAATACACGGCGCGAGCACACACAGAAACGGGGCTTACTTCAACAGAGTGCCAGCCGAAGCGAAGGATGTTATCCTTCAAAAGATCCGACAGCACATAATGGACAAACGCGGTAACGACACGGTCGGCGTTGATGTAAACATGGGCGCCGATTCGCCGGCCGAACCAAAATATTTGTACAAAGACGAAGTGTGCAAAAACGATCTCGTATACCAGTACTCGCCTGCCAACGTGCCGATGCCGAGCAACGATACCTTGGACCTGAGGAAGTTCAGGTCCCCGTCGAAGGCTACAGAGGGTGCTTCACCTAAAAAACCTGTCGCGTATCAGACCTCGAGTCAATTAGACACGACGCCTTTACCCGAGAGCAAAGTTGAGTCCAGTCTTCCGGAACACTGCGAATCGCCGATGGATTACAGCAACTTACCACCAAAAAAGAAGAGGAAATTGATCGAGTACCAGGAGTACAAAAAACAGGAGGAGGCGAAGCGTCAGCTCGAGGCTTTTTACGCTGAGAAAAAAGAACGCGACGGCCCACCAGCGGATGAGGACAAGTGGCGCCCCTGGTGA